GGCTCCCCTTTCCCCGGGCAGCGCACCGGACGGACGCGGCACACCCGGACCCGGATGCGCCGCGCCACGCTCGCCGCTCGCCTCACGGCTCGATCGTCACCCGGGCCTCGTCGGCGAGGCGGTACCCGACACCGTGCACGGTGGTCAGGATCGGCGTGTCGGCGCCGAGCTTGGCGCGCAACCGGCGGACGTGCACGTCCACGGTGCGCGCCACCGCGTGGTCGTAACCCCAGACCGAGTTGAGCAGCTGGACCCGGGTGAAGACCCGACGCGGTCGCTCGGCGAGGAAGAGCAGCAGGTCGTACTCGATGCGGGTCAACTGGATGGTCCGGTCGCCCTGCTGCACGACGCGCGGCCCGGTGAGGATGCGGACGGCGTTCGGGTCCGCCGGGCCGGTCCGCTGGCCCGCGCCCGGACCCGCCGCAGTGGCGGCCCGCTCCCCGACGTCCGCAGTGGCGGCCCGCTCCCCGACGTCCTCGGGAAAGACCCAGCCGTCGTGGGACAGCCGGCCCTCGCCCGACTCGGCCAACTCGCTAAGCACCTCCATCAGACGCCGCAGACGCGGACTCACCGGCCCTGCGGCGAGATCGACCGTGATGGTCA
This DNA window, taken from Micromonospora sp. FIMYZ51, encodes the following:
- a CDS encoding winged helix-turn-helix domain-containing protein → MSVVAISPRQHPPGRPDRVWLTRPRTGPTLTITVDLAAGPVSPRLRRLMEVLSELAESGEGRLSHDGWVFPEDVGERAATADVGERAATAAGPGAGQRTGPADPNAVRILTGPRVVQQGDRTIQLTRIEYDLLLFLAERPRRVFTRVQLLNSVWGYDHAVARTVDVHVRRLRAKLGADTPILTTVHGVGYRLADEARVTIEP